Within the Mucilaginibacter sp. CSA2-8R genome, the region CTCCTTTTTATACTGTGGATTTATGTAGGTGTACACCAGCTCCGGACCTGAAACAATGGCAATTTGTGCTGGCACGGCGTGAAATAACACTTCCATTTGCCGGCTTAAGGTATCTACGTAAGAAGGTGTGTTGGAAGAGCCGCCATCATTACCGCCTACAGGGAGATCATTTTTAGTTTCCTCTATCGCTAAAATGAGGTAGTTGAGTTCGCTGTTTTCGTGTTTTACCGGCTCAATAGTAATTTGGTATTGCGCAGGTTGTAAGGTTAAAGCCAATCCATTTCCTGGCAAGCTAAAAGCAATACCAGATAGCTGTTGTGCCTGGCCGGTATTGATGGCCTGCTGTAGTACAGTGTTTAAGCGCCCGTTTGACGAATTTTGCCATTCTGGAAAAATGTCAAAGAGTGACTGCCCTGAAATTTCTTCACGATTAGTACTCGTCAATGTCGCAAAATTGTTACTCAATGTGAGTATATTTAACTGCGGCGAAAGCACCAGGCAAGAGATGGGTAGTGTATTAAATACGCGTAAAGCAACAGGCGGCAAAGCCGGGATGCTTGTATCTTTCATAGTATTGGTAGACTGTAGCTGTTAACAAAGACAAGAATACGGATAAAAAGAAAAAAAGTGACGTCGATGTTTTTATTACTAATTAATTTTTCGCGATTTAGTAAATTCGCAGGCTTTTTAAGAAAAGCTTTTGATTAGAAGATGACAAAGAAGAAGGTGCTGCTGATAGAAGATAACCAAGACATTTGTGAGATTGTAAAGTGGGTGTTGGAACAAGACGGCTACACCGTTAATGTTACCAGCCATTTACCGGCAACTAATTTAGCCGGCTTTAAAGCAGATTTAATTGTGCTGGATGAGTGGGTGAACAATAATGAGGGGCATATGTTATGCAAAGAAATTAAAGCTATACACGATTTA harbors:
- a CDS encoding response regulator, with protein sequence MTKKKVLLIEDNQDICEIVKWVLEQDGYTVNVTSHLPATNLAGFKADLIVLDEWVNNNEGHMLCKEIKAIHDLRHIPVVIFSTAIDIEELMQTCGADGFVRKPFDIGDLVIEVNRLLA